One genomic window of Hymenobacter sp. J193 includes the following:
- a CDS encoding metal-dependent hydrolase has protein sequence MPTIFTHAAVAVGLGRSLSSQPRPAGFWWLLALCAILPDFDAITFKLGIPYASMWGHRGSTHSVVFAVLAGLALALLAPARLRGTLSRVELAGWLAAATVSHPLLDMLTNGGLGVALLAPFSGERFFWPWRPVRVSPVGAGFFSWRGVATLLSELRWLWLPTLLVLLAARWARRKER, from the coding sequence ATGCCCACCATCTTCACCCACGCTGCCGTAGCCGTTGGCCTCGGCCGCAGCCTTTCTTCCCAGCCGCGTCCTGCCGGTTTCTGGTGGCTCCTGGCCCTGTGCGCCATCCTGCCCGATTTCGACGCCATTACCTTCAAGCTGGGCATTCCCTACGCGAGCATGTGGGGTCACCGGGGCTCCACGCACTCGGTGGTGTTTGCGGTTTTGGCCGGACTTGCCTTGGCTTTGCTGGCCCCGGCGCGGCTGCGCGGTACCCTGAGCCGGGTTGAGCTGGCGGGCTGGCTGGCGGCGGCCACGGTTTCGCACCCGCTGCTGGATATGCTCACCAACGGCGGCCTGGGGGTGGCTTTGCTGGCCCCGTTCAGCGGGGAGCGGTTTTTCTGGCCCTGGCGGCCCGTGCGGGTTTCGCCAGTGGGAGCGGGCTTTTTCTCCTGGCGCGGGGTAGCCACCTTGCTAAGCGAGTTGCGCTGGCTGTGGCTGCCCACGCTGCTGGTGCTGCTGGCGGCTCGGTGGGCCCGGCGAAAAGAACGGTAA
- a CDS encoding TonB-dependent receptor encodes MKIAVFLSVLLLTAAASRAQTPAKPDTTNALPEVTVTYRAAARTPVTFLNLSGRALAARNVGQEPSFLLSETPAVTAYSDAGSTQGYAYFRLRGIDQTRINTTLDGVPLNEPEDQGAYFSNYPDLFTSLSALQLQRGVGTTQNGAASYGGSLQLFSASLLDSARATLGAGYGSFGSYRLFGEATSGRRGRVAGYARASQVHSDGYKDRSANTSRSVYLSGGLFYDKTNWKLSVLAGQQRNQLAWLAVPDSVLRENRRANANGPEDDLFRQGLVQLQNQWRPTARAEVSTSVYASGLRGGYDFDLNNLLGLPSTDEMYRYDFRSGLLGAFSTYTHRGRQLTWSVGVNLNTYQRRHLGSERTLGELYRNTGYKREGSAFGKLEYRAGLLTLFIDVQARAVRFRYAGDVPLAPLSWQFISPKAGLSLALTDRTTLYYSWGRTGREPTRNDMFGGNDNLVVDENGQALLYSTRAEYVQDHELGLRYQSPRIEGSVNAYYMDFRNEIVLNGKLGPNGLALTDNVERSYRSGLEARVRYQLTPRFFLLNNSAFNYSRIREQTETFRPVLTPALLLNQEAAYATGPWQLALTGRYQSRSYLDFANSATIAGYVLLNARAQYAWRQWEFTLFGNNLTNARYFNNGSVEADGTRKYFVQAPANVYLDVKLRL; translated from the coding sequence GATACGACCAACGCCCTGCCCGAAGTGACGGTGACCTACCGGGCGGCAGCTCGCACGCCCGTCACGTTTCTGAACCTGAGCGGCCGGGCGCTGGCGGCCCGCAACGTGGGACAGGAACCGTCGTTTCTGCTGAGCGAAACGCCCGCCGTGACGGCCTATTCCGATGCGGGCAGCACCCAGGGCTACGCCTACTTCCGCCTGCGTGGTATCGACCAGACGCGCATCAACACTACCCTGGACGGGGTGCCGCTTAATGAGCCCGAAGACCAGGGCGCTTATTTCTCCAACTACCCTGACCTGTTTACCTCCCTGAGCGCACTGCAGCTGCAGCGGGGCGTGGGCACTACCCAGAACGGGGCGGCCAGCTACGGGGGCAGCCTGCAACTGTTCTCGGCTTCCCTGCTCGACTCAGCCCGTGCCACCCTGGGGGCGGGCTACGGCTCCTTCGGCAGCTACCGGCTGTTTGGGGAAGCTACCAGCGGGCGGCGCGGGCGCGTGGCCGGCTACGCGCGGGCCTCGCAGGTGCACTCCGACGGCTACAAGGACCGGTCGGCCAATACTTCCCGCTCGGTGTACCTGAGCGGGGGGCTGTTCTACGACAAAACCAACTGGAAGCTGAGCGTGCTGGCCGGGCAGCAGCGCAACCAGCTGGCCTGGCTGGCCGTGCCCGACTCGGTGCTGCGCGAAAACCGCCGCGCCAACGCCAACGGGCCCGAAGACGACCTGTTCCGGCAGGGGCTGGTGCAGCTGCAGAACCAGTGGCGGCCTACGGCCCGCGCCGAAGTCAGCACCAGCGTGTATGCCTCCGGCCTGCGCGGGGGCTACGACTTCGACCTGAACAACCTTTTGGGTTTGCCTTCTACCGATGAAATGTACCGCTACGATTTCCGCTCGGGGCTGCTGGGCGCTTTCAGCACTTACACGCACCGCGGCCGCCAGCTGACGTGGTCGGTGGGCGTAAACCTGAATACGTACCAGCGGCGCCACCTGGGTAGCGAGCGGACATTGGGCGAGCTGTACCGCAACACGGGCTACAAGCGCGAGGGCAGCGCCTTTGGTAAGCTGGAGTACCGCGCCGGACTGCTCACCCTGTTTATCGATGTGCAGGCCCGCGCCGTGCGGTTTCGCTACGCGGGCGACGTGCCACTGGCGCCGCTCTCCTGGCAGTTTATCAGCCCCAAAGCCGGCCTGAGCCTGGCTCTTACCGACCGCACCACGCTATACTACAGCTGGGGCCGCACTGGCCGGGAGCCCACGCGCAACGACATGTTCGGCGGCAATGACAACCTGGTGGTCGACGAAAACGGCCAAGCCCTGCTTTACAGTACCCGCGCGGAGTATGTGCAGGACCACGAGCTGGGGCTGCGCTACCAAAGTCCCCGGATTGAGGGCAGCGTGAATGCGTATTACATGGATTTCCGCAACGAGATAGTGCTGAACGGGAAGCTGGGTCCCAACGGGCTGGCCCTGACCGACAACGTGGAGCGCAGCTACCGCAGCGGCCTGGAAGCCAGGGTGCGCTACCAGCTCACGCCCCGGTTTTTTCTGCTGAACAACTCGGCCTTCAACTACAGCCGCATCCGGGAGCAGACCGAAACCTTTCGGCCCGTTCTCACGCCCGCCCTGCTGCTCAACCAGGAAGCTGCGTACGCCACTGGGCCCTGGCAGCTGGCCCTTACCGGCCGCTACCAGAGCCGGTCTTACCTGGATTTTGCCAACTCCGCCACCATTGCGGGCTACGTGCTGCTGAATGCCCGGGCGCAGTATGCCTGGCGCCAGTGGGAGTTTACGCTCTTCGGCAACAACCTCACCAATGCCAGGTATTTCAACAATGGCAGCGTAGAGGCCGACGGCACCCGCAAGTATTTCGTGCAGGCCCCGGCCAACGTTTACCTGGATGTGAAGCTGCGTCTTTAG
- a CDS encoding TIGR02117 family protein, with product MPHPLKKILKGAAWTGGGIVGAVVLYLAASAALSAVPVGKRSGPEPGAIEAWVLSNGVHTDIVLPVRTAQIDWTQLVPYAHTPAADSSRQYVGFGWGDKGFYLNTPTWAELKPSTAVRAMFWMSTTAMHTTFHHRPQEGPHCVRIYLTPAEYEKLIGFIRHSFEPDAQGRVQHIAGHSYGQYDAFYEARRTYNLFYTCNTWANEGLKVANQKAALWTPFDFGIFWQYK from the coding sequence ATGCCGCACCCGCTGAAAAAAATACTGAAAGGCGCCGCCTGGACCGGCGGAGGCATTGTCGGCGCGGTGGTGCTCTACCTGGCCGCTTCGGCGGCACTGTCGGCGGTGCCGGTAGGAAAGCGGAGCGGGCCCGAGCCGGGCGCCATTGAAGCCTGGGTACTTTCCAACGGCGTGCATACCGACATCGTGCTGCCCGTGCGCACCGCCCAAATCGATTGGACGCAGCTGGTGCCTTACGCCCATACCCCGGCCGCCGACAGCAGCCGGCAGTACGTAGGCTTCGGATGGGGTGACAAGGGTTTTTACCTGAACACGCCTACCTGGGCCGAGCTCAAGCCCAGCACCGCCGTGCGTGCCATGTTCTGGATGAGCACCACGGCCATGCACACCACCTTCCATCACCGTCCGCAGGAAGGCCCGCACTGCGTACGCATCTACCTGACGCCCGCGGAATATGAAAAGTTGATTGGGTTCATCCGCCACAGCTTCGAGCCCGACGCGCAGGGGCGGGTGCAGCACATTGCCGGCCACAGCTACGGCCAGTACGATGCCTTTTATGAGGCCCGCCGCACCTACAACCTGTTCTATACCTGCAACACCTGGGCCAACGAGGGCTTGAAAGTAGCCAACCAGAAAGCAGCCCTCTGGACGCCCTTCGACTTCGGCATCTTCTGGCAGTACAAGTAA
- a CDS encoding ELWxxDGT repeat protein: MFAYRGLAYFKGNPGSGGYSIGRTDGTAAGTFLVSSVSDLYANLFGGAGEYVYIACSERNTSGWVLYRTNGAAANSLTRISGFNGDIRQLTDVNGTLFFMGRASNTTVGWELYKVTGTTAELVKDLNPGLGDGVSDRLIPVAMRNHLYFRGQTDKGYELWKSDGTTAGTVLVKDLNPGSGDTYPDYLTAVGNKVYFTGGRSYSDQALHVSDGTEAGTKAVDFSAKGILYTSYFQGNLIFSAEHPTTYKRELYVYNLRDAAPAATPTIASFSPATGPVGTVVTITGTNLTGTTTVKFNQATATVVKVNSATSITATVPAGATTGKVSVEAPAGKATSTQDFTVTPAVCNVPVPTITAGTATAAGMVLTSSSSTGNQWVRNGTAIAGATARTYTATQNGRYSVKVTVDNCTSTSAEFALTALAVQPLNASTFVVYPNPSTDFLTIQPGPNPGKWELSLYNGLGQQLQQRTLRTNAPLQLDLRAYPAGLYTLRIFDGKSFYSGNILKQ, from the coding sequence ATGTTTGCCTACCGGGGCCTGGCGTATTTCAAGGGCAACCCTGGCAGCGGCGGCTACAGCATCGGGCGCACCGATGGCACCGCGGCCGGCACTTTCCTGGTCAGCAGCGTATCCGACCTGTACGCCAACCTTTTCGGGGGCGCTGGTGAGTATGTGTACATAGCCTGCTCGGAGCGCAATACCTCGGGCTGGGTGCTGTACCGCACCAACGGTGCCGCGGCCAATAGCCTCACCCGCATCAGTGGCTTCAACGGCGACATCCGGCAGCTGACGGACGTGAACGGCACCCTGTTCTTCATGGGCCGCGCCAGCAACACCACCGTGGGCTGGGAACTGTACAAGGTGACGGGCACTACAGCCGAGCTGGTAAAAGACCTCAATCCTGGCCTGGGCGACGGGGTAAGTGACAGATTGATTCCGGTGGCTATGCGCAACCACCTGTACTTCCGGGGCCAGACCGACAAAGGCTACGAGCTTTGGAAAAGCGACGGAACGACCGCCGGCACCGTGCTGGTAAAAGACCTGAACCCTGGCTCGGGCGACACCTATCCCGACTACCTCACGGCCGTGGGCAACAAGGTGTACTTCACGGGCGGGCGCTCCTACAGCGACCAGGCCCTGCACGTTTCGGATGGCACCGAGGCCGGCACCAAGGCCGTTGACTTTTCGGCTAAGGGCATTTTGTATACCAGCTACTTCCAGGGCAACCTGATTTTCTCGGCCGAGCACCCCACCACGTACAAGCGCGAGCTGTACGTGTACAACCTGCGGGATGCGGCTCCGGCGGCCACACCTACTATTGCGTCCTTCAGCCCCGCTACCGGCCCGGTAGGCACCGTCGTCACCATCACGGGCACCAACCTGACGGGAACCACGACGGTGAAATTCAACCAGGCCACGGCTACCGTGGTCAAAGTCAACTCCGCCACGAGCATCACGGCTACGGTACCCGCCGGGGCCACTACCGGGAAAGTCTCGGTGGAAGCGCCGGCGGGCAAGGCCACCAGCACCCAGGACTTTACGGTGACGCCAGCCGTGTGCAACGTGCCCGTGCCCACTATTACGGCGGGCACTGCTACGGCGGCAGGCATGGTGCTGACCTCCAGCAGCAGCACGGGCAACCAGTGGGTGCGCAACGGCACCGCTATTGCGGGCGCCACCGCCCGCACCTACACCGCCACGCAGAATGGGCGCTACAGTGTGAAGGTGACCGTGGATAACTGCACCAGCACCTCCGCCGAATTTGCGCTGACGGCCCTGGCGGTGCAGCCCCTCAATGCCAGCACCTTCGTAGTGTACCCCAACCCCAGCACTGATTTTCTGACGATTCAGCCCGGCCCGAACCCGGGCAAGTGGGAACTCAGCCTGTATAATGGTTTGGGCCAGCAGCTGCAGCAACGTACCCTGCGCACCAACGCCCCGCTCCAGCTCGACCTGCGCGCTTACCCCGCGGGCCTGTATACCCTGCGCATCTTCGATGGTAAGTCGTTTTACTCCGGCAATATTCTGAAGCAATAA
- a CDS encoding MarR family winged helix-turn-helix transcriptional regulator, with protein sequence MNYAFFRQLLDLAETFEAQHPAAGQPDAMAAFASWLHARTAPAPDTAPVTRSAAKPGEFDESVIGKLITFMYRYARSYLRLALAGSPLITSDDFTYLVTVYGHQPISKTEVIERNIHEKPTGTEIIKRLLKQGLIAEQGHQTDRRRKLLTLTESGREVLFGLFGRMSQVAYMIAGNLEPAERRQLLYLLLKLDHFHHDIFAYDRSRTFEELLQSRFPELPAAGGPQPGSTSN encoded by the coding sequence ATGAATTATGCCTTCTTTCGTCAGCTACTGGATCTGGCGGAAACCTTCGAAGCTCAACACCCTGCCGCCGGGCAGCCCGATGCTATGGCCGCCTTTGCCAGCTGGCTGCACGCCCGTACGGCTCCGGCGCCCGATACGGCCCCGGTAACCCGGTCGGCGGCCAAGCCTGGCGAGTTCGATGAGTCCGTTATCGGCAAGCTTATCACGTTTATGTACCGCTATGCCCGCTCCTATCTGCGGCTGGCGCTGGCAGGCTCCCCACTGATTACGTCCGACGATTTCACTTACCTGGTGACGGTGTACGGGCACCAGCCCATAAGTAAGACGGAGGTTATTGAGCGCAACATTCACGAGAAGCCTACGGGCACCGAAATCATTAAGCGCCTGCTTAAGCAAGGCCTGATTGCCGAGCAAGGCCACCAGACGGACCGCCGCCGTAAGCTCCTGACCCTTACTGAAAGCGGCCGGGAGGTGCTGTTTGGGCTTTTTGGCCGGATGAGTCAGGTAGCGTACATGATTGCCGGCAACCTTGAGCCGGCTGAGCGGCGCCAGCTTCTGTACCTGCTGCTCAAGCTCGACCACTTTCACCACGACATCTTCGCCTACGACCGTTCCCGCACCTTCGAAGAGCTGCTCCAGAGTCGCTTTCCCGAGCTGCCGGCAGCAGGCGGGCCGCAGCCTGGCTCCACTTCCAACTGA
- a CDS encoding IPT/TIG domain-containing protein, with protein sequence MKKLLPLLFFALFQVAALGQGTTLVKDIVPGASGIFPGNFVKAGNKLYFIRRGTGPREFYRTDGTAAGTQLVKTWVKDPDAYDPYEAKNAVDFNGRLVFTRYNDAVVNQHEIWVTDGTTDGTKKIPAPTSTTIYRIEQLTVFNNAVYFVIEGFSTIRGLYRWDGTEAAPVKIIGESTINGGLNYFIVTGGSRIFFTDGWKVYNATNSTAPEVLYDQGVVDKTQTGISGMVYFNGKVLITEGRPIEGSNMRGIRAIDPVTKQYPYIKQELGFGLPFPTSRSPLMASLGGSLYFAKTRHVSPNNFFELWKISPDFKVTLVKQISATTSITPRLFMANAKLLVFSLEYFSGGNELWKSDGTAAGTTTLIERSDNISFTIDQKSTLLTNTQLLFPASDRTETYPNTAHGTELWTSNFTKAGTRIAVDFAQGTHGGINTDLGFGSLDGSSVLLAADRRTTAGSLYGSELWKSDGTPIAENGKVPAAPTLTALTPATGPWGGTVVLTGTNFTGATAVRFNQTTTTQHTVSSATKITVTVPEGATTGKVSVITPGGTATSATNFTIIEAATITAFSPASTTIGSTVTITGTNFTGTTAVKFNNTAATTFTVNSATKITAKVPTGATTGKISVTTPAGTVASTGNILIAPPLAVSSFSPASGPAGTVVVLTGTSFTGATAVKFNTTAAPSFTVNSATQITATVPAGASTGKISVTTSQGTATSAGSFTVTTAQAPAITAFSPASGPVGTLVTLTGSNFTGATAVKFNTTNAPSFTVVSATSLTATVPAGATTGKISVTTAGGTASSAASFTVTATPAGGPYLSAFAPGSGAPGDVVVLTGSSLTGARDVSFGGVPSLGFTVTSPTTISVIVPQAAASGKITVTTPTATHQSVDDFTVIVPTSELASGSLGLSMYNATSYFVPLKNQLLLQPAGGWQHPAVALRWHGSRHHQRQQQHPHAAKRGICPGDGTLRVLFRNRCCGQKPAGSPG encoded by the coding sequence ATGAAAAAACTTCTACCCTTACTCTTTTTTGCACTTTTTCAGGTGGCTGCCCTGGGCCAGGGCACTACCCTGGTGAAGGACATTGTGCCGGGCGCCTCTGGTATATTTCCCGGAAATTTTGTCAAGGCCGGCAACAAGCTATACTTTATCCGGCGGGGCACCGGCCCCCGGGAGTTCTACCGCACCGACGGCACCGCGGCCGGCACACAACTAGTGAAAACCTGGGTCAAGGACCCGGATGCCTACGACCCCTATGAGGCCAAGAACGCCGTCGATTTCAACGGGCGGCTGGTGTTTACCCGCTACAACGATGCGGTAGTCAACCAGCACGAGATATGGGTGACGGATGGCACGACGGATGGCACCAAGAAGATTCCGGCCCCAACTTCTACTACCATTTACCGCATTGAGCAGCTTACGGTGTTCAACAACGCGGTGTATTTCGTCATTGAGGGCTTCTCTACTATCCGCGGCCTGTACCGCTGGGACGGTACTGAGGCGGCGCCGGTGAAGATTATCGGCGAAAGCACCATCAACGGGGGCCTGAACTACTTTATCGTAACCGGAGGCAGCCGGATTTTTTTCACGGACGGCTGGAAGGTTTACAACGCGACCAACAGCACGGCCCCGGAAGTACTATATGACCAGGGCGTGGTTGATAAAACCCAGACGGGCATCAGTGGGATGGTGTATTTCAATGGCAAGGTGCTGATAACGGAGGGACGGCCCATTGAGGGCAGCAACATGCGCGGCATCCGGGCCATCGACCCGGTTACCAAGCAGTACCCGTACATCAAGCAGGAGCTTGGGTTTGGCCTACCCTTCCCGACCAGCCGCAGCCCGTTGATGGCTTCGCTGGGCGGCTCCCTTTACTTTGCCAAAACCCGTCACGTCAGCCCCAACAACTTCTTTGAACTCTGGAAAATCAGTCCCGATTTCAAGGTGACGCTGGTCAAGCAGATTTCCGCCACCACGTCCATAACACCCCGGCTGTTTATGGCCAACGCCAAGCTGCTCGTTTTCTCCCTGGAATACTTCAGCGGCGGCAATGAGCTGTGGAAATCCGATGGCACGGCGGCGGGCACGACTACGCTTATCGAGCGCAGCGACAACATCAGCTTCACTATCGACCAGAAATCGACGCTGCTTACGAACACCCAGCTGCTGTTTCCGGCCTCCGACCGCACGGAAACCTACCCGAACACCGCCCACGGCACGGAGCTCTGGACCAGCAACTTCACCAAAGCCGGCACTCGCATAGCGGTGGATTTCGCGCAGGGCACGCACGGTGGCATCAACACGGACCTGGGCTTTGGCTCCCTGGATGGCAGCTCCGTGCTGCTGGCGGCAGACAGGCGCACGACGGCCGGCAGCCTCTACGGCAGCGAGCTGTGGAAGTCGGACGGCACGCCCATTGCGGAAAACGGCAAGGTACCGGCCGCGCCCACCCTCACGGCCCTGACGCCGGCTACCGGCCCCTGGGGCGGCACTGTGGTGCTAACCGGCACCAACTTCACGGGCGCAACGGCCGTGCGGTTCAACCAAACCACCACCACGCAGCACACCGTTAGCTCGGCCACCAAGATTACGGTGACGGTGCCTGAAGGAGCTACCACCGGTAAGGTGAGCGTGATTACGCCGGGCGGCACGGCCACCAGCGCCACGAATTTCACCATTATTGAGGCGGCCACTATCACTGCCTTCAGCCCGGCCAGCACCACCATTGGCAGCACGGTTACCATTACGGGCACCAACTTCACCGGCACCACGGCCGTGAAATTCAACAACACCGCGGCTACCACGTTCACCGTCAACTCGGCCACGAAGATTACCGCCAAGGTACCAACCGGAGCCACCACGGGCAAAATCAGCGTGACGACGCCAGCGGGTACTGTGGCCAGCACCGGCAATATTCTGATTGCGCCGCCGCTGGCCGTCAGCTCCTTTAGCCCGGCCAGCGGCCCGGCCGGCACCGTAGTGGTGCTCACGGGCACCAGCTTTACCGGGGCCACGGCCGTGAAGTTCAACACCACTGCGGCCCCGAGCTTCACCGTCAACTCAGCTACGCAGATTACGGCCACCGTACCTGCGGGCGCCTCGACGGGTAAAATCAGCGTGACGACCTCACAGGGCACCGCAACCAGCGCCGGTAGCTTTACGGTGACGACAGCCCAGGCTCCGGCCATTACGGCGTTCAGTCCGGCCAGCGGCCCGGTGGGTACCCTTGTGACACTGACGGGCTCCAATTTCACCGGAGCTACGGCCGTGAAGTTCAACACCACCAATGCGCCCAGCTTCACCGTGGTATCCGCTACCAGCCTGACCGCGACGGTACCGGCGGGAGCTACCACCGGCAAGATCAGCGTGACTACGGCGGGCGGCACCGCCAGCAGCGCGGCCAGCTTCACGGTGACGGCTACGCCGGCCGGTGGGCCTTATCTCAGCGCCTTTGCTCCGGGTTCCGGCGCGCCCGGCGACGTGGTGGTGCTGACCGGCAGCAGCCTCACCGGGGCCCGCGACGTATCGTTCGGGGGCGTGCCTTCCCTCGGCTTCACCGTCACTTCCCCTACTACCATCAGCGTGATTGTACCACAGGCGGCGGCTTCCGGCAAAATTACCGTCACCACGCCCACCGCTACGCACCAGAGCGTGGACGATTTTACGGTTATCGTGCCGACTTCCGAGCTGGCGTCGGGCTCCCTGGGGCTTTCGATGTACAACGCCACCTCTTACTTTGTGCCGCTTAAAAACCAGCTTCTACTTCAGCCGGCGGGAGGATGGCAACACCCAGCTGTGGCGCTCCGATGGCACGGCAGCCGGCACCATCAGCGTCAGCAACAGCATCCGCACGCCGCTAAACGTGGAATTTGCCCGGGCGACGGAACGCTACGTGTACTTTTTCGAAACCGATGCTGCGGGCAAAAGCCGGCTGGTAGCCCTGGATGA
- a CDS encoding AAA family ATPase gives MTRALVFGKFLPLHRGHLALIDFARRHCHQLTVLVCASDLEQVPGAVRAGWLRDTYAACPEVHVQVLDYRESDLPNTSVSSEAVAHAWADRFRQVLPDINLVVTSEPYGEMVAARLGIRFLDFDLGRTQEPISATAIRADMRVHWPYLPSSVQAYYRRTVAILGTESTGKSTLTQQLAAHFGASYVAEAARDLIPNSAEICRADLLTVAAEHARRIAEARATAGPLLLLDTDVHITQSYARLLGEDYLELPAALYATNRADLYLYLQADVPLVEDGTRLPAAERLQVDALHRQTLAHFGVRYHEIGGMWAARFAQAVHLIELLLQQAATA, from the coding sequence ATGACCCGCGCCCTGGTATTCGGGAAGTTTCTGCCTTTGCACCGGGGCCACCTGGCCCTCATCGACTTTGCCCGCCGCCACTGCCACCAGTTGACGGTGCTGGTGTGCGCCAGCGACCTGGAGCAGGTGCCGGGTGCCGTGCGGGCCGGCTGGCTGCGCGACACCTATGCCGCCTGCCCCGAAGTACACGTGCAGGTACTCGACTACCGGGAAAGTGACCTACCCAATACCTCCGTTTCCTCGGAAGCCGTAGCGCACGCCTGGGCCGACCGATTCCGGCAGGTGCTGCCGGATATAAACCTGGTGGTTACCTCCGAGCCGTACGGGGAAATGGTAGCGGCCCGGCTGGGTATCCGGTTTCTTGATTTTGACCTGGGCCGCACCCAGGAACCCATTTCCGCCACCGCCATCCGGGCCGATATGCGGGTGCACTGGCCGTATCTGCCAAGTAGCGTGCAGGCCTACTACCGGCGCACCGTTGCCATCCTGGGCACCGAATCAACCGGAAAATCTACCCTCACGCAGCAGCTAGCGGCGCACTTTGGGGCTTCGTACGTAGCCGAAGCGGCCCGGGACCTTATCCCGAATTCAGCCGAAATCTGCCGGGCCGACTTGCTGACCGTGGCCGCCGAGCACGCCCGCCGCATTGCGGAAGCGCGGGCTACGGCCGGGCCGTTGCTGCTGCTGGATACCGATGTGCACATCACGCAGTCATACGCCCGGCTGCTGGGCGAAGACTACCTGGAGCTGCCGGCTGCGCTGTATGCCACCAACCGGGCCGATCTGTATTTGTATTTACAAGCCGATGTGCCGCTGGTAGAGGATGGCACCCGTTTGCCGGCGGCCGAACGGCTGCAAGTGGACGCCTTGCACCGGCAAACCCTGGCGCACTTTGGCGTCCGGTACCACGAAATAGGGGGGATGTGGGCGGCGCGGTTTGCGCAGGCCGTGCACTTGATTGAGTTGCTGCTGCAGCAGGCGGCTACAGCGTAG